CCCAACAGTTATGACAAAACCTTAACCCTTGGCGCTGTACACGATGGGCTTTGGCACTGCTTTTGGTTTACTACAGCGAGGTAAGCAACTATGTTTGCCGATACATTTCTAATGAAATCATTAAAGAAAATTACGAGCAGCCTGAAACAACAGGCTGACACACTGGCACAACGCGGCTTCAGGCAAATATTTGACCGCATAGACCAGCTTAATATAAAAAAAGGCGTAGATAAACTTGGTTTGGAAGGTTTTATAAACCAATGTGCTTACCTGGCAGCAGGCACCGGTGCCTTATCAGGTACCGGCGGCATATTCACTATGGCACTGGGCATCCCGGTTGATGTGGTGAATTTGATCACCCAGCAATTCCGTGTTACGATGGCGGTTAACTACGCCAAGCGGGGAACGTACCGGATAAGCTTTGATGAATTTATCAAGATCGTAGCGGCATCCTTAAAAGTGGAAGCCAGTATCGCCCTCTCAAAAAACGTGTTGGAAGCCGTTGCCGAAAAACTGATGCTGAAACTCGGCGCACGCGCTGCCCAGCGCTTAGTACCTGTGGTAGGCGCGGTTATAGGCGGTACAGCTAATTATCTTTTTATAAAGCGGATGGGCGAGTCGGTTAAGGAGCTCCATGGTAAGGATGAGGTGATTAAGCTGTAAAGCTTAGTATTTGCGTTTATCGGGGTTTTGTCTATTATCCCAAAACCGAAGCAAAAAAATCTCGTCCGATCTGATAATATAGAACAGTGAATTCTGCTTACCGATTGTGGCTTTACGGATTTGTTTAATTGATGAGGCCTTGAATAAATATGGCTGGCTGGAAATATTATTTATAATGCGTCAACCCGTTCACTAAAGTATTCAACTTCTTTAATCGTCCATTCTTGTGATAGATAGGAGATAATACTTTCGTAGGAGTTTATAGCCTCTGTAGTCCAGTTAACCTTTAAGGCCATATTTGTTTCTCATGTCACGCATTACTGATTCATGATTTCTTACATGGCCATTATTCATGTCTTCAATACCGCGTTCGATACCTGCTTTTACATGTTCGGGTAGATCATTGTAAAAATCGTAATCGTCTTTCAATACAGCCTTAACTTCATTAAGCGTGCGTTCATCTTCTACATTTAATAAAAGGCGAACTAACTCTATTTTTTCTGCCTGTAAGTCCATAATCAAATATAACAAATATTACCTCGTTTCCGTTATCCTATTTGTCAGTGCAACAAAATCACTAACCGTCAATCGTTCGGCGCGCAGCTCAAGCATAGGCTCATCAGTAAGCTTTTCTTTGTTGATAAGTGATGACAGTGCGTTACGCAATGTTTTGCGGCGCTGGTTAAACCCGGCTTTTACTACCTGCCAAAAAAGCTTTTCGTCGCAATCCAATTCTTGAACCTCATTGCGTGTCATCCTTATAACGGCTGACAGTACTTTTGGCGGCGGATTGAATACGCCCGCCTTTACCGTAAACAAATATTCTACCTTATAATAAGCTTGTAAAAACACACTCAATATACCATATTCCTTGCTGCCTGCCTTGGCGTTGCATCGCTCGGCAACTTCTTTCTGGAACATGCCCACCACTTCGGGCACTTGCTGGCGGTTGTCCAGTATCTTAAAAAGTATTTGCGATGATATGTTGTACGGAAAGTTACCGATCACGGCCAATGGCCCATTGAAGGTTGCTGCGAAATCCAGCTCCAAAAAATCAGCATTGATCAGCCTGCTACCCAACTGCGGATATTTCTTGCCTAAAAACTCGTACGATTCGGTATCAATATCAATGAGGTAGGTT
This genomic interval from Mucilaginibacter defluvii contains the following:
- the rsmA gene encoding 16S rRNA (adenine(1518)-N(6)/adenine(1519)-N(6))-dimethyltransferase RsmA, which produces MSIVRAKKHLGQHFLTDKNIASKIVEALRPQLGYKQVLEVGPGMGILSDFLLQKTEYETYLIDIDTESYEFLGKKYPQLGSRLINADFLELDFAATFNGPLAVIGNFPYNISSQILFKILDNRQQVPEVVGMFQKEVAERCNAKAGSKEYGILSVFLQAYYKVEYLFTVKAGVFNPPPKVLSAVIRMTRNEVQELDCDEKLFWQVVKAGFNQRRKTLRNALSSLINKEKLTDEPMLELRAERLTVSDFVALTNRITETR